In Sphaerisporangium krabiense, the DNA window GGTGGATCTGCAGGAAACAGTCGATGAGATCGCGGGGATCCTGGACGCCTCCGCGACGCTGGAGGACCGCTCGTTCCAGATGCTCGCCTACGCGGCGCAGAGCGGGGACATCGACACCGTGCGCCGCGAGTCCATCCTGCGCAGGCGCGCCTCCGACGAGGTCCGCGCCTACTTCGAGGGGTACGGCATCGCCACGGCCGCGGGCCCGGTCCGCATCCCGGCCGACCGGGGTCTCGGCGTGCTGGCCCGCGTCTGCGTCCCGCTGCGCCACCGCGGCGTCACCTACGGCTACCTGTGGCTGCTGGACTCCGGCGCGCTCGGCGACGAGCGGCTGGCCCGGGTCGCGCCCCTGGTGGAACGCGCCGCCGCCGCCCTGGCCAGGGAGGCGCGCAGCCGCCAGGACCTCGGCGCCCGCCTGCGCGACCTGCTGTCGGCAGACCCCGAGCTGCGCGCCTCCGCCGCGATCGACCTTCCCGGGCCGTGCGCCGCGATCGCCGTGCAGAGCGGCACGGGCGGCGTCGTGCCGCTGTGGACGCTGCCGCGCGGCGTGATCGCCGACGCGGGCGACCCGGTCACCGCCGTCCTCGCCCCGGCCGCCCAGGCCGAGGCCGTCGCGGCCCGGGTCATCGGCATGTACGGCACGGCGGCGGGCGTCGGCGGCGTCCGGGACGACGTCGGCGAGGCGTGGCGGAGCTGGCGCGAGGCGACGCTGGCCCTGCGCGTCGCCCAGCGGGTGCCCCGGCACGCGCCCGTCGCCTGCTGGAGCTCGCTCGGCGTCCACCGCCTGCTCGCCCGGCTCTCCGCCGCCGAGCTGGCCGACCTCGCCGCCGAGGCCGCCATGCTGGACGGCGAGCTGGCCCACACCGTCGGCACCTACCTCGACCACGCCGGGCACGCCGGGGAGACCGCGGCGCGGCTCGGCGTCCACCGTCAGACGCTCTACTACCGGCTGGCCAAGGCCGAGCGCGCCACCGGGCTCGACCTCGCCGACGGAGAGGACCGCCTCGTGCTGCACCTCGGGCTCAAGGCGGCCGAGCTGCTGGACGGGCCCGCCCGCGCCCGGGTCAGGGCGCCCGGTAGATCTTGACCCAGTCCACGAACATCGACACGGTGGCGGGCGTGGTGGCGTCCCGGCACGGCGACCACTGGTTGCAGACGACGTCGTTCTGCAGGGTGAGGTGCATGGGCCGCGCCGCGGGGACGTTCGGCCCGGTGTAGTCCCAGGTCCGCCTGCCGTCGAGCCAGAACGTCAGCCGTCCGGGCGTCCAGTCGACGGCCGCCGTGTGCCAGCGCGTGAAATCGGCGCGCACCAGGCTCTGCGCCTGGGGCGACTGGCCCCGGTGGACGTAGATCCCCGCGCTCCGGCGGGTCGCGTCGATCACCTCGGCGAAGTCGACCTCGGCGTACTCGGGGCTCTGGCTCTCCGGCCACAGCAGCGTGACCAGCGAGTACCCGCGGCCCGGCTCGCCGCGGAACCGGACCTCCCAGCGGCCGTAGGTCTGCGACATCCGGCTCGCGACGCCGCCGGACAGGTCCTTGCCGTCGTAGAAGCCGCCGGTCATGTGGAGCATGCCGTCGTGGACGGTGGTCGCCTCGGCGGTGCGCGGGTTCACCGCGGCGCCGGGGGAGTGGTAGACCTCCCACCTGCTCTGGTCGATCCGGTCGCCGTCGAAGTCCTCCACCAGCACCGGCGCGCCCCACCGGGCGTCGGTGCGCTCGGGCACGGCGCCGCCCGGCGTCTCGGCGGGGCCGGGCGCGGCCGGCGGGGCGGGCGGACCTGGCGGGTCGCCGTCCCGGCCGGGCGAGGGGATCGGGACGGACGGCGCGGGGGCGCCGCCGTACCGGTGGTCGTAGACGGGAGGCGGGGGACGGTCGGGGCCGGAGCCGGCCGCACGGGCGGGCGGGGGAGCGGGGCGGCTCACCACCGGCGGGGCGTGGGGCGGGTACGACGGGGACGGCGTCCCCCGGCGGACCACCGGCGGGGACGGCACGGGAGGCGCGGGGGGCGTCTCGGGGCGGACGGCCGGCGGGGGAGCCGCGGGGGAGTGCCGGGCCGCCGGCTGCGGGACCGGGCAGAGGGTCAAGGTCGCCGCCGCCACGATCAGGTACGCGCTACGGATCGACATGCGCCCATGAAAACAGCCATCTGTCCGTGATCCCAGTGTTATGCCGAATTCGCGCCACGTATGTCAGGTAGGTATTCACCTATTCCAGGCTTCACCGCACACTTGGCGGTGTGTCCGATTTCGAGATCCTTGTTCTGGGGTCCGGCCCCGGCGGGCAGAAGGCGGCCATCGCGGCGGCCAAGCTGGAGCGCACGGTCGCCCTCGTCGAGCGGCGCGACATGGTCGGCGGGGTGTGCATCAACACCGGCACGATCCCGTCCAAGACGATGCGCGAGGCCGTCCTCTACCTCACCGGCCTCAACCAGAGGGAGCTGTACGGCCAGAGCTACCGGCTGAAGGAGGACGTCACCGTCGCCGACCTCACCATGCGCACCGCGCACGTGGTGGGACGGGAGATCGACGTCGTCAGGAGCCAGCTCTCCCGCAACCACGTCACCATGCTGCTCGGCTGCGGCCGTTTCCTGGACCCGCACACGGTCGAGGTGACCGACGAGCGCGGCAAGACCACCAAGGTCACCGCCGACAAGATCATCATCGCCACCGGGACGCGGCCCGCGCGCCCCGACAGCGTGGACTTCGACGACCGCACGATCATCGACTCCGACGGGATGCTGCGGCTGGAGCACGTGCCCGACTCGATGGTCGTCGTCGGCGCCGGGGTGATCGGCATCGAGTACGCCTCCATGTTCGCCGCGCTCGGCACCAAGGTCACCGTGGTCGAGCGGCGCGAGCGCATGCTGGACTTCTGCGACCTGGAGATCGTCGAGGCGCTCAAGTACCACCTGCGCGACCTCGCGGTCACCTTCCGCTTCGGCGAGACCGTGGCCTCGGTCGAGCGCCGGGCGCGCGGCTGCGTCACGGTGCTGGAGAGCGGAAAGAAGATCCCGGCCGAGACCGTCCTGTACTCGGCGGGCCGCAACGGCGTGACCGAGGGGCTCGGCCTGGACGCCGCCGGGCTGACCGCCGACGCCCGGGGGCGCATCGCCGTGGACGAGTTCTACCGCACGGCCGTGCCGCACATCTACGCGGTCGGCGACGTGATCGGCTTCCCCGCGCTGGCCGCCACCTCGATGGAGCAGGGCCGCATCGCCGCCCACCACGCCTGCGAGGAGCCGCTGCGGGGCATGTCGCACCTCC includes these proteins:
- a CDS encoding PucR family transcriptional regulator — encoded protein: MDLQETVDEIAGILDASATLEDRSFQMLAYAAQSGDIDTVRRESILRRRASDEVRAYFEGYGIATAAGPVRIPADRGLGVLARVCVPLRHRGVTYGYLWLLDSGALGDERLARVAPLVERAAAALAREARSRQDLGARLRDLLSADPELRASAAIDLPGPCAAIAVQSGTGGVVPLWTLPRGVIADAGDPVTAVLAPAAQAEAVAARVIGMYGTAAGVGGVRDDVGEAWRSWREATLALRVAQRVPRHAPVACWSSLGVHRLLARLSAAELADLAAEAAMLDGELAHTVGTYLDHAGHAGETAARLGVHRQTLYYRLAKAERATGLDLADGEDRLVLHLGLKAAELLDGPARARVRAPGRS
- a CDS encoding glycoside hydrolase family 16 protein, which codes for MSIRSAYLIVAAATLTLCPVPQPAARHSPAAPPPAVRPETPPAPPVPSPPVVRRGTPSPSYPPHAPPVVSRPAPPPARAAGSGPDRPPPPVYDHRYGGAPAPSVPIPSPGRDGDPPGPPAPPAAPGPAETPGGAVPERTDARWGAPVLVEDFDGDRIDQSRWEVYHSPGAAVNPRTAEATTVHDGMLHMTGGFYDGKDLSGGVASRMSQTYGRWEVRFRGEPGRGYSLVTLLWPESQSPEYAEVDFAEVIDATRRSAGIYVHRGQSPQAQSLVRADFTRWHTAAVDWTPGRLTFWLDGRRTWDYTGPNVPAARPMHLTLQNDVVCNQWSPCRDATTPATVSMFVDWVKIYRAP
- the sthA gene encoding Si-specific NAD(P)(+) transhydrogenase: MSDFEILVLGSGPGGQKAAIAAAKLERTVALVERRDMVGGVCINTGTIPSKTMREAVLYLTGLNQRELYGQSYRLKEDVTVADLTMRTAHVVGREIDVVRSQLSRNHVTMLLGCGRFLDPHTVEVTDERGKTTKVTADKIIIATGTRPARPDSVDFDDRTIIDSDGMLRLEHVPDSMVVVGAGVIGIEYASMFAALGTKVTVVERRERMLDFCDLEIVEALKYHLRDLAVTFRFGETVASVERRARGCVTVLESGKKIPAETVLYSAGRNGVTEGLGLDAAGLTADARGRIAVDEFYRTAVPHIYAVGDVIGFPALAATSMEQGRIAAHHACEEPLRGMSHLQPIGIYTVPEISFIGRTEDELTKALIPFEVGVSRYRELARGQIIGDTYGMLKLLVSPEDHALLGVHVFGTGATELLHIGQTVMGCGGTVDYLVDAVFNYPTLSESYKVAALDAMNKIRRMARFAD